One genomic region from Leptospira tipperaryensis encodes:
- a CDS encoding cyclic nucleotide-binding domain-containing protein has protein sequence MKALDLPIWRKIFSRKEANNKEIIQFLRETSVFGRMKKRTLIEIARMVHVREYQEGETVFRQGEVGAGFYLVYEGSVVIRSVRDGIELDLAHLDQHAFFGELSLFTEERRTASAIAMEHTTLLGFFQPDLKEIIETKPRIGIEILMSLSTVIVERLHRTNGLLEKAYFRGKQKNA, from the coding sequence TTGAAAGCCTTGGACCTGCCCATCTGGAGAAAGATATTCAGCCGAAAGGAAGCGAACAATAAGGAGATCATTCAATTTCTTCGGGAGACGAGCGTCTTTGGAAGAATGAAAAAAAGAACCCTCATTGAAATCGCAAGAATGGTGCACGTTCGAGAATACCAAGAAGGAGAAACCGTCTTTAGACAAGGAGAAGTCGGAGCCGGCTTTTATCTCGTCTACGAAGGTTCCGTCGTGATCCGTTCCGTTCGAGACGGAATCGAACTCGATCTAGCACATCTCGACCAACACGCGTTCTTTGGAGAACTTTCTCTCTTTACCGAGGAAAGAAGAACCGCGAGCGCAATCGCAATGGAACATACAACACTACTCGGCTTTTTTCAACCGGACTTAAAAGAAATCATAGAAACAAAACCGAGGATCGGAATCGAAATTCTCATGAGCCTTTCGACCGTCATCGTGGAAAGACTTCACAGAACCAACGGGCTTTTGGAAAAAGCATACTTCCGAGGAAAACAAAAGAATGCATAA
- a CDS encoding AI-2E family transporter, protein MHNTERRELSEYFIRISFFLIVAFTIVVSLWGLQLLAVPIVMALLIFYAFNGTINNLESIGIPRILSIAILMIMISIPIYIFINSVAPPIVSTLNPILKNWKQDLDDAKFKYLTVTVNLQFNEFPSSWNETLRPDELIKKIAELMHEQVKSLVSYFPTLIGYMIITPLFAFLFLLNGNGMYKNLISLIPNRYFEMALMVTYKINEQMTNYLKSLMIQSAIICVVSTTGFYIIGLPYFYIFGLFLGVANSVPYLGPIMGAIPPLFFSLVIGGSSSTEMMTSILIVVLIAQIIDNFIIQPVVISGSVSLHPIVVVGAVTVGGAALGLVGMLIAVPMAAILKVTIQTFYSSMKDHNLL, encoded by the coding sequence ATGCATAATACCGAAAGAAGGGAACTCTCCGAATATTTTATTCGAATCAGTTTTTTTCTGATCGTGGCGTTTACGATCGTCGTTTCCCTCTGGGGCCTTCAACTTTTAGCCGTTCCCATCGTAATGGCTCTTCTGATCTTTTACGCTTTCAATGGAACGATCAACAATCTGGAAAGCATCGGGATTCCTAGAATTCTTTCGATCGCGATTCTGATGATTATGATCAGTATACCGATCTATATCTTTATCAACTCGGTCGCTCCGCCGATCGTTTCTACGCTCAATCCGATTCTTAAAAATTGGAAACAAGACCTGGACGACGCGAAGTTCAAGTATCTGACCGTAACCGTCAATCTTCAGTTTAACGAATTTCCCTCCAGCTGGAACGAAACTTTAAGACCGGACGAATTGATCAAAAAGATCGCGGAACTGATGCACGAGCAGGTGAAAAGTCTCGTATCTTATTTTCCGACTCTGATCGGTTATATGATCATCACTCCCCTCTTCGCATTTTTATTTTTGCTAAACGGAAATGGGATGTATAAGAATCTGATTTCTCTGATCCCGAATCGTTATTTCGAAATGGCGTTGATGGTCACCTATAAGATCAACGAACAGATGACAAACTATCTCAAGAGCCTTATGATCCAGAGCGCGATCATCTGTGTCGTTTCGACTACGGGCTTTTATATCATTGGCCTGCCTTACTTTTATATTTTCGGATTGTTTTTAGGAGTCGCAAACTCCGTGCCTTATTTGGGCCCGATCATGGGGGCGATTCCGCCGCTCTTTTTCTCGCTCGTAATCGGAGGAAGTTCTTCCACGGAAATGATGACCTCGATTCTAATTGTGGTTTTGATCGCACAGATCATAGACAACTTTATCATTCAACCGGTTGTGATTTCAGGCTCCGTTTCTTTACATCCGATCGTAGTCGTCGGCGCTGTGACCGTCGGAGGAGCCGCTCTGGGTCTCGTGGGAATGTTGATTGCGGTTCCTATGGCGGCGATCTTAAAAGTCACGATCCAGACATTTTACAGCTCGATGAAAGATCACAATCTGCTGTGA
- a CDS encoding YcxB family protein, translated as MQINYELTLEDIVNFNEYHFRHSKISKRKRMIAKLIIPIWTLFVFLILNYRNLDETPLLFNIPIFLFAIAWFFFFDRLYFWRLRNNVDKMLREKENKGMIGKQKITLDGDLLVFETLYTSAQFKPGSISEVVETKDYLFLYVSSLSALIVPQGAFQASEKKEFLEKLQSFVI; from the coding sequence ATGCAAATCAACTACGAATTGACTTTGGAAGATATCGTAAACTTCAATGAATACCATTTTCGTCATTCTAAAATTTCGAAAAGAAAAAGAATGATCGCGAAACTCATCATTCCTATTTGGACCTTGTTCGTTTTCTTGATTTTGAATTATCGAAACTTAGACGAAACGCCTCTCCTATTCAATATTCCAATCTTCTTATTTGCAATCGCGTGGTTCTTTTTTTTTGATCGTCTCTATTTTTGGCGACTCAGAAACAATGTGGATAAAATGCTTCGCGAAAAAGAAAACAAAGGAATGATCGGAAAACAAAAAATCACGTTAGACGGTGATTTGCTTGTCTTTGAGACATTGTATACTTCCGCTCAGTTCAAGCCGGGGTCCATCAGCGAGGTGGTCGAAACAAAGGATTATCTTTTTTTATACGTATCCTCTTTGAGCGCCTTGATTGTTCCGCAAGGTGCCTTTCAGGCTTCAGAGAAGAAGGAATTTCTGGAAAAACTTCAGAGTTTTGTGATTTAG